A segment of the Corylus avellana chromosome ca2, CavTom2PMs-1.0 genome:
ACCAAGGTGTTACAAAGTCCCCCTCTTAAATTACTAACGTCCTTGTCAGggtcacgtcatgcagtgctccagtaccacatggcctggcgttactaggtggctctaataccatttgtaatgatcCAGAGAAAAGAGTtagccacatttgcgctatcaccccaaaacgattagtcaatttggaattTTCCGAGAATCCATTACAAAACCCAGTTTTATTTAGTAACTAGgtaatgtgagacttagtaCACATAGCTATTTTTGTAAACCACCCACTTTATGTGGGttacttctcatcttcccaatatgagactagggtgttacaaactctccctcttaaattcctgacgtcctcgtcagggtcACATCATGTAGTGCTTCAGTACCACATGGCCTgacgttactaggtggctctgttACCATTTGTTACGACTCAGAGAAAATCGCTAaccatatctgcgctatcaactcaaaaagactagtcaatttggagcttccctagaatccATTAAAAAacccagtttcacctaataactatGTAATGTAGGCATTTGCATTGATCAAAGGCAGGGGGCTTAGGTGAGCTTAgggttgttttgggttttgggtatCAGGGTCTCTTTAGGCttcttttgggttttagggTCCTTATATGGGgatttttttgtgggttaattCGGGTTTTCCTATGTATTCTCactgtgtacttagaggcgtaTTACGCTTTTTTTGAAATGTACAATattacttcttaaaaaaaaaactattatgtTAGCTacttctcatcttcctaatatgggactGTGGTATTACAATTACTTTTTCACCTCCCTAGTGTGGCTTTAAGCAATAATACTCATTCTTATGCATATTATCAATTATGCAGGCGGTGGGTGATCAAGTCAGTCAGTGGAAAGTGTTCAACTCTACAAGAGATCGTGAGGAAAGAATCTGAACTGGTGGAAAAAATAGCTGAGGTTTAAATTACTAAGGTTCatatttacttttcattatTGAAATACTCCATTCTCATATTTGTTGTGTTCGCTTGTTCTTTCTCTTACACTTGCCTAGATCAAACAACACAGAGAAgtccaatttctttttttggattaGCACAATATCAAGTTCGCCTAGAAAATACCTAAGACATACTTAAGACGTGGATGGAAATAGAATTCATGTGTCTTTTCTTGGCCACCAAGATCCAGCTTAATTGTGTCTTCTTAAGTTCTGCTAAATCTAGTGACAAATGATAAGGTATATCTAATTGGAAATGAAACTATTAAgaaggtttttttgttttttgtttttgtttttttgtttttgtttttgtttttgtttttttgttttttttgttggtgcGTTTCTTGTGTGCTCATAAACACAAGAACTGAAACAAATagttctcctttttttttttttttttctctttccttttctctagTTTGGTTCctcaaaataaaaccaaaccaaCCTTGCACATCATAAATGCTGCCACCTTGCCACTATCTTTGTGGCTGTTGGTTAGATATGACAAACAGCTCTGCAGCTGGTGGATAATCTAGTATTTTCAATATCCTTTGATGACAGATTATAATGTTAAGGTTGTATTTGCTATTGAAAGTGAGATCAGAAAAAATTGTAGGTTGTATTTGCTATTGAAAATGAAACAAGTAAAAGTTGGTTCCTGAATCtcttttttcctaaattttgttccttttttttttttttttttaattttttttttttataactaaaaAAAGAGCTTTTTCATTAAGGATTTTGCATGATAAGGATTATACAACACTTGTTTATATCGCCTATCTCTTTAAAAAGTGGTATCCTGGATATGAAGGTGGAAGCCCCTGTGCAGACTTTGGATGATGGCTTCTCATTTAACATTGTGATTATGTAGGTCATCTTATTGGAGCAATGGAAGATTAATAATTTTTGTGGATATAGATAAAgtattataataaattaaatttctcTCTGACTTTCATGCACTAAAAAGAGTTCAAATCTACAAGACTTCTAGATAAGTctaatacatttttaaattggTGATTTCAAATGTCTGATTCCAGTACGATCTTTGTGCAAAGGCCTACACATAAATATGGTGAAATGGGTTTCATGGTTATTGCTGCTTTATTTGTGCTAGAAAGTTAAAAGGTTTAAAGGAGGAGTAAAAGGTGTGGAATGAGCAAGTCTTTTGGGATATAAGGGTTACTAAGAGAAGGCTAATGGTCGGAGTTTTTGAGTTTAACCtgaaataagaaaatgaaggtTAATCTCAGGGTGattgaacaaagaagaagagctaAAGACAGAATTGGAAAGgcttaaaaaaatgtgattgatCTCTTGGCATTAGAAATCAAGGGCTGTATGGTGGGAGACAGTAATTCTAGATTCTTCCATTGTTTAATGAATTCTCACTGAAGGGAAAATTGTATTGGCAAAATAGAGGTTGAGGACACCACTTTTTTACAGTAGAAACAGTAGAACAGGTCGTGAAGGACAAAATTTTGGGGTACTATAGCAATCTTTTTGGGGAATTGATAGAGTGGGCCCAAGGGTAGATGTTTTACGTTCTCTTTCCATTGATACAGGGATAGGGGTTGGTGAGAGAGGAGCTTTGATAAGGTGGAAGTTGAGGGGGTTCTAATGATTTGAGGGAGAATAAGGCTCCAGGTTCAGGTGAGTTTATAATGGCATTTCCTTAACATTGTTTAGGGAGTTGTGGAGAAGGATATTCTGGATCTTTTTCTGGAGTTTCATGATTCTTGAAGCTTTCAGaagtcttttgatgcttctttTATACTCCTGCCAAAGAAATGGGATCCAAAAGGATGAGGGATTTTCAGCCAATTTATTTAtaggaaatatatataagatctaGGTGAAGGTTCTGGctaataagattaaaaaaactGTGTTGTGAAAGTTAGCTTTAGAATACCAAAATGCTTTTGTGAAGGGAGAAATATATAAACTGtgttctcctacgttatcaaaaaaaaaaaaaaaaaaaaaaaaggctaaactcttgtacacgaaaagtatacaagagatgcAACCACCGTAATGGTgttgaaaatctaaaaagttaaaaaaatttacaaaatctaaTGAATGTCTTAACAGCAAAATCAGGGATTGAGCGTAATCAATTATTTGTAAGCTAGATATTCAAAAGGTATATAACGATGTGAATAGGGATGGGCTTAGTTACTCATTTGTTCAATTTGGGTCTACTTTATTATGGTTATGGAGATCCTCAATTAGATTCTTATGACAATATTAGAGGGTGGTTGTAACACTTCCAAATTATATTACCCTTTGGACATAATTTGGAACACTACTATTATGCCTTACTAACATAATTGCAGTagaatttgacttttttttttttgctgtaaACTAACATCATCAAATACTTATATTTTAACCAAAGCATCTAAGCTAAATACTGTCACATAATTGTCATCAACATAAGAGGACTAATGGTGGGTACTCGAAGTGGTCTTGCCTTAGAGGAGTtccccataaaaaaaaaaaaaagggactaTTTTTTACGAAGAAGTGAGAagtgagttggaggcaaaaTTTAAGGGCTCTTTGGTTGAGAGAGGGGAGGTAAGAATgccaaattttttcatttggtgGCTAATTTGAACAGAATAAACAATACCATTGATTCCTTAGTTATTAATGGCTCCATTTCTtcaaattgttcaaaaactaGGGAGCATTTTGTGTAGTTTTACACTAGCctttattcataataatttGGTTGGTGGCCCAAATTGGATGgtcttcattttaattttattgatgCTGAAGAGGCTATGTGGATGGATAGAGCTTTTGAGGAGAGTGGGGTCTTTTAGATGGTGAAAGCTTTGAATGGTCATAAGGCCCTAGGCCGTGATGGTTTTTCTCTGTGGCTTTCTTCTTCTAGTCTTGTTAGGAAGTTCTTAAAGAAGATATCATAAATGTTTTTCACGAGTGTCATGCTTGGGGTAAGTTTGAAAGGAGCTTCAACGCTACTTTTATTTCCCAAGAAAGTTAGGGCTATGGATATTAAGCATTTTCGACCCATTAGTCTTGTAGGTGGCGTGTATAAAATCATCTCATAACTCCTTGCTATCAGACTGAAAAATAGTGTTGGATAAGGTTATTTCCAGGTATCAGAATGCTTTCATACAAATCTTAGATTCAGCCCTTgttgctaatgaatgccttaaCAGTCGTATCAGATCAGAGGATCTGATGTgctttgtaaattggacttaGAGAAGGCGTATGACCATGTTAATTGAGGTTTCTTGTTGTATACGTTGAGgagatgtggttttggggagaaatgtCGCGAATGGATAACTTATTGGATTTGTGGTGCGTTCCTCTGTTTTGATTAATGGATCTCCTACTAGTCTTTTTAGTAGCTCTCATGGCCTAAGACAAAGATCCTTTATCCTCTTTATTGTTTGTTGTTAtcatggaggctttgagtagaATGCTATCCGCCACTATGGATAGGGGGCTTTTATCAGGTTTTTCAGTGGGGTTGAGGAATAATGATGAGCTCCTTGTGTCTCATTGTTTATTTGTGGACAATGCTTTGATCTTTTATGGTAGATCCAGATCATCTCGGTCATTTGTGTTGTCTCTTCTTATAGTTCGAAGTTGGCTTAGAGTTAAAGATTAACTTATCTAAATCAGAGTTGGTCCTTCTTGGTGTGGTGGGGATATTGGTGGTTTGGCTTGTATTCTTGGTTGTGGGGTGTTttctttgcctatgaagtatttgggccTTCTGTTGGGGCTTTGTATAACGCAAAATCGAAATGGGATGAtgttattgagaagatggaATGTCGTTTGGCGAGTTGGAAGAGGCTttatttgtctaagggtggtaggtTGACACTGATTAAAAGCACTCTCTCCAATTTGCCAACTTATTATATGTCCCTTTTGCTTATCCCCATTGGTGTTGCCAACCATATTGAGAAACTTCAATGGGATTTTTAATGGGTGGAGTCAGTGACGAGTTTAAATTCCATCTAATCAGTTGGTCTAAGACTTGTATGCCTTTTTCCTTGGGTGGTTTTGGGGTTAGAAAATCTGGTTCTATTTAACCAAGCTCTCGGAGGGAGGCCAAGTGGAGATCGGCGATGGTAGTTAAATATGACATGTGGGAAGGGTGGTGTTCCAAAGAGGTTGTTGGGTCCTTTGGTgtggggtatggaaaaacaataGGAGGTGGGGGGGTTTCTCTAGATTTGTCAAATATGAGATGAGAGATGGGTCCAGGTTCAGGTGTTGGCATGATCTATGGTGTGGGGACAAGACTCTAAAGGCAGCTTTTCTGGAGTTGTTTAGCATCACTCGCTGCAAGGAGGCTTTGGTGGCAGATTATGTGCAGTTTTCTGATGATGTTCAAATCTCTTTAGGTTTGGGTGGCGGCTTACAACAATTCTCGTTTTCTAGTTTCTTagaatttatggatttgtgTTATTCTTCTACCTAATTCGgacttctcttgtatacttcctagtATACTCGGGTTGTGCCCCTTTACACtttttaagaatattaattataataattattgaattaatgatattaattttttttgataagtaatcaatagactttattaaaagcgtaaggcgtcCCAACGTACACTAAAAGTATACAAagaggatcacctaactagaaggggaaaaacgtacaagaaaatcatcatagctaATCGACATCGGAAAAACAACGcaacagtccaaagatacaaagtatggaAACAATTGGATAAAATGTCATCAAAGGACCTCTCCacatcctcaaagcacctattatttctctctctccataaacaccaaaaaaaaaaaagtaggcaccatcttcctgACTGCTGCACTCCCCCCCTCCCTAAAGACCACCAACAAGCTAGCAACTCGAAAACCCGACCCGACATCACCCACGATAACCCAAAAcgaccaaaaaaggcactccacaaagccgacgcaacctcacaatgaagaagaagatgatccaccgtctcctcactcttcttgcacatacaatatctgttcaccacaatcacatttcGCTTTCTGAGGTTATCTAAGGTTAGAATTTTGCCCCAAGCCGCCGACCACACAAAGAAAGCTGCTCTTGGAGGAGCCTgtgtccgccacacactcttccagggAAACTTCCTCCCTTCCAAGTGcgccaaagagaaaaagagagacttGACCTTGAAAGTTCCTCTTTTGGAGGAATtccaccataatctatcttcaaACCCTGGTCTCACTCTAATAGCATGCAGCACCTGGAAGAAGGaggcaaagacatccacctcccaatcatgagcctctctcgaaaaactcacattccactgaTTGGACTCACCTAGCATCTCCAAATTATCCGCAACTGAGGCATCCTTCGCACAAGCAGTACTAAAAAGAATCgggaaagctatcttgagagctgaatctccacaccaccaatcatgccaaaagctaaccCTAGTCCCATCCCCCTGATATTAATTATAAGATGGTCAATCATAGTATGTAGTCTTTCTAATTGACTtctttaattgcattttttgacCCTAtgtttttaagaatattttgccAATGAATTTGGGCTCAAGCAACTCTTCTTATTTCCATAAGAACAAGATGTGGGGTGTGGTTGTGGATATAAGATCCATTGTGCGCATAtataaaattaccaataaaaaaacagttaacaaaatttcttttgctttctacAATTGTCCATATAAATTGATGGTTTAACTAATGACTTTTTGCACACCATATTGCTTTGACACATCCACCATACTAGGATGTTGACAGAGAATGTGCCAGGTAGAAAAGTAGCATTGTCTAAGTTCATTCTCTTTTCATTGCAGAGATCAAAAATGAACTACCGTGCATGGAATCACCGATGCTGGCTCGTTTCCTACATGACAAGGGAACAGGTTAGTTCaacgagtaatgatataaggaggacttgAATCCTCCTACatgtgatgtgtcttttaaaattaccaatatatCAAagttcaataatgatcatctcaaattcaatggtgattttaacaGCCACATCATATTTGGGAGGACTTTAGGAGGACTCTAGTCCTTCTTATATCTTTACTCTAGTTCAACCGTTGCTTGATAGCTTCCTACATGACAATAAGAACATGCTAGATTCTCAGATTAATCTGATTGTATGAGTTCTCTAAGAGTGCTACAATACTGATTCCACATCAATTGCATTCAcctaaatacaaaaatacatgGTAAACCAGATAACTGATATTTGTATGTTAGCCTTTGATTCTAAACTAAGGTTACTGCTTCAGTTTTATAAGACTTTATCACATTacataactatttttttttctggattaGTTTCTTGTgctgagagagaaaataatctTAGGAAGTATAATTCTGAGTTCCCCCATATTGTTCTTATCAACTATATGGATCTGCATGGCAGGTGCTACATGAGTTAAAGAAATCCAGAAATTGGGCGGAGTTGCATGTTGCAGATAATTGTTGCTTCCATTATCGCAGTGTGAGTATTCTTCTATGCATTTGAACTTGACACTCCGACATAATTtgttccccccccccccaccaTGAAAAAAATCCCCCCAAGATAAaggtaaaaagaaagaaaagaaaaaagatgaggaTAGATCTGGTTAAATCATGCCTAGAATTTtgatatacttttttttaagtagCAATATGTCATTGCACGACTCTTTCTATTTGTTGCATTAGCATTTAGTTTGTCTCCCTTCCTCTTTCAATCAATGCACTTGATGCAGATAGGCTCTAGTAGACTCAGCTTTTGCTCCTGTCTAGGGGCGACGACCCCTACCTTTCTTGTAATACTCCGGGGTcccacattgggaagatgagtagcGCACATAAAGAGGATAATTTATAAAGACATTCATGGGTACTAAGTCGCACATTGCTTACTTATTAggtgaaattgagctttataagtgattctagagaagatccaaattgactagttcttttgggGTGAACGCATATATGGCTAGCGCTTTCTCTAGATTGTTACATTTCTCtactatttcttttaatttataaattatcatGTTACTTACCTGGTTGAAGAGCCATTCACAAACATAACATGCTTATGGTTGCGGCAACTGGACTTTTAACCTTTGATGCATGTGCAATTGACTTATTGTTATAAAAATGCATCAATGCCAGAATGATGATGTTCCTAGAAAAAATGATGCTGTTGATATAATTGCTTGTCAAGTTAGTGTAGCCCATAAAATGGATTCTATAATTTTAAAGTGGAAGGAATAGTATTATCATTATAGctgttcttatttttttgttcctgGAGTGATAAAAGCACAAGACTGGACAGGGATACTAATCATAACCCCcgggagagagagtgagagagtcgTTCATGTGCTTTAATTATCTCTTTGTGGAGTAAGGCACACGAAAAATTGACATGATTATTGTGATGAGCTGGAGATTTCCATATTTACGACATTTTGATTGCTATCAATTTGCAGCGGCTAATGCTCAGGATTTTGAAAGACTCGCCCTGTAGACAAGAAAATGCGTCTTCTGATTACGTTGAAATCCATAAAGTATGGAAGGTAACAATCTTCTATAATTTCTATGGAATAACCATTTCAAATTTCTAGTAATTTTCTACAAGCAAATTTGCTCTCCATGTTCATAGTCTGTGTTTGTGTTGTTAAATGCTGATGCCTTAGGAATATCTTTAAATTAAGTAGTTTCATGATACTTCACTATCCAgtcatttctctttctccacacgTCAATTTAAAACATAGATCTCACATCTCTTCTTTAAATTGTAGGTTCAACTTCTTTGAATTGTATGGTTTGTGGGTTTAAATATACTAAGACGAATTATGATGCCATTTTtttcagcttaagcttttaggattaGTGGAAATGTAAGTGCATTGCTTGTGGGAGATTGCATGTGTTACAGAATGCATGAATCGAAAATGGAGCTAGGTTATGCAAATGCAATGATAAGCACCGAGTCACTTTGAAAATCCTTTCATGCCCAAGTCTGTCGATTTTGTGACTGCTTTCTAGTCACTACTGCAGTTGCATTATGTTTGTGACTTGTatatttaaaactatttttataatGTCTCGACTATTTATACCAAGTTATTTAACGTTCTGACATTTTTGGTATGACAGGAGGAGCTTGATTGGAATGAAATGTTGATAAAGCGTTACATAGGAAGAGAGGTAAGGCCCTAACTCTAATTACCTCAGCTAAGCCTTAATCACATTAAATTGTTATTGGTTTTATGGATCTTTTCAACTAATCAGGATCTGCCGCTTGTACCCTTTTCATTCATTCTATCGCATCGCATCTAAAATCATACTCTTCCTCACTTCACTGTTTATAATGTCATTCTTCTACTACTATCTATGCTGTTTATTGGCCCCCCTTTCCCTCTTTTCACTCCTTCAATTTGTATTTAAGGCAAACAGTCATTgtgttttaccttttttttttggactgaCTACAGTTGCACATGGGGAAGAGTTGGTTATGTGAGAACCTTTGGTTATTCTGAGCTCTAAAATTGCTCTGGTTGTGCCTGGGAATAGTATATATATCTGAAAAACGAACTTGAATTTTCATGTCAGTAATTTTTGTAGAATCACAGCATTGGTAACATTGATAAGCTGTAGATACTGGAACTTTTGGAAgtgaaaaaaagggaaaaagaaaaactggcCTTTTATATATTCCAGTGTTATATTTTCCTAGATGCTGTCATCCAGGAATTGACTGCCTAAAATCACTATAAGTATCCTTTTTGCCGTCATATCAGTTTAGCATCATGAGCCTATCTTATAGCAATACCTTTCTTCATGATTTCAGTCTGTACTTTTGTCGAGAAATTTTTTGGTTCCATTAATCTTTCTATTACTAAAGAATGTTTAACCCTTTGGATTTCTCTTTAAACAGGCACTATGGCTTCATCGCCGCTTCCTTTCTTTGTGTTGGATGAAGCAATTTGCGACTGATCTCTGCAATGCATCCTGCCATTCTCAGCAAAAAACCAGCATCAGTAGTGTCTTTGGTTCCTTTGTTGATAATGAGTTACGTCTCCTGGACTCCTGCTCAACTGTTCTGAACAATGACTTTGACGATTTCCAAGCACAAGCCACGTTGTCTGCTACTTACATATTGTGGTTGACAAAGgtaatagcaatttttttttttcttttgttctttttaatatCCCATTTTGTAACTTCGGTGGGATGCTTAGATTTCCTTTATGTACTTCAGCAAATCCCTGAGTTTCAGTCTGAACTCCAAGAGAAGAAGCTTACAGCAGGAAATCTGAAGAGTATGTTGAGTAAGATGTGCCCAGAAAAGGCCGGCCTTTGGGATTCTTTGATGGGGCTAGATCGAAACGTCTGATCAGTTTGCGTGGAAGTGAacttattttttcctcttttttttcctcctattATGAGATTTactgtacttttttttaaaaaaaaaaaatttataggataATATTACACttactaaattttatttccaaaagataattttcaaatgatatATCACAatttcatgagatttattattttgagaaacgTACCACCTCCCATCAAGAATAAAACTTCTGATGAGTTTGCACAGGCAGATAATAGTGAAAAAAATCACCATacatatttgaaaaatatatatagtatttttggTATGACaaatctattattattattgctcaTCCAAATTGCAATATTATTTGCTTTAtactctattttgtttttttaccatCAATTCATTTGATGGCGATATGACTTttcattaacatccaatttTCGGGAGGAAAAGTTTTTTACCCGCAATTATTGATTGTAGCTCTAGTATCTATGAGGGCTAAGACCAATTTCCTAAGACATCTTTTCTTTCCTTGACTAGGGCAAAAAATGATAGATTTGAATACTTTTTACCTCATCTTTTTTATCCTCGAAGTAATTTGTACCCAACCTAATTAGAATTTGAACATTTTTCATGGCAATAGTTCATAG
Coding sequences within it:
- the LOC132168862 gene encoding uncharacterized protein LOC132168862, with product MKEEEKESYSESKSADLLHQFEQILESNPLIDEVGFIHPSQFAKLTEEAGDDIATPSSDDATFWSRDHKLGVSTQVLLPLYNAAKHAFMAAIGEYKRLGDDVVSDDRVESEVMMHSRALLLLSSDFGTAWNSRKLVLSKKQHLSKFMDELLLSELVLSYSPKSDHAWSHRRWVIKSVSGKCSTLQEIVRKESELVEKIAERSKMNYRAWNHRCWLVSYMTREQVLHELKKSRNWAELHVADNCCFHYRSRLMLRILKDSPCRQENASSDYVEIHKVWKEELDWNEMLIKRYIGREALWLHRRFLSLCWMKQFATDLCNASCHSQQKTSISSVFGSFVDNELRLLDSCSTVLNNDFDDFQAQATLSATYILWLTKQIPEFQSELQEKKLTAGNLKSMLSKMCPEKAGLWDSLMGLDRNV